From Etheostoma cragini isolate CJK2018 chromosome 14, CSU_Ecrag_1.0, whole genome shotgun sequence, the proteins below share one genomic window:
- the si:ch211-199g17.9 gene encoding golgin subfamily B member 1 isoform X2, protein MSELAGFNIEDMINFTPMNGGGGMLQEPKVEQLMGKLRRLQQVQTEAYQLEGIHKEKEELCRKLQFQCEESEQDSSRQLKQNKKSEEQLEEYRCEIQELKLKHRKQRMKFENQLHQLIEQHKNLHSVFTPERLPKEIESAGNTKSQLLSAEQIKLAQLHRLDEELEEMKKQKQPVTTAAETQEE, encoded by the exons ATGAGCGAATTGGCAG GATTCAACATTGAGGACATGATTAATTTTACACCAATGAATGGAG GTGGAGGAATGCTGCAAGAGCCTAAAGTTGAACAGTTGATGGGCAAATTAAGAAGGCTACAACAAG tacaaACTGAAGCTTACCAACTGGAAGGAAtccataaagaaaaagaag AGTTATGCAGGAAGCTGCAGTTCCAGTGTGAGGAGTCTGAGCAGGACTCTTCCAG GCAATTGAAGCAGAACAAGAAAAGTGAGGAACAGCTGGAAGAGTACAGATGTGAAATCCAGGAATTAAAGCTTAAACATCGGAAGCAGCG GATGAAGTTTGAAAACCAGCTTCATCAGCTTATAGAGCAGCATAAGAATCTGCACTCTGTCTTT ACTCCAGAAAGGCTCCCTAAAGAAATAGAGAGTGCCggaaatacaaaaagtcaacTATTATCAGCTG AACAAATTAAGTTGGCTCAGTTGCACCGCCTCGATGAGGAGCTAGAAGAGATGAAGAAACAGAAGCAGCCAGTGACAACAGCTGCAGAGACTCAGGAGGAGTAA
- the si:ch211-199g17.9 gene encoding synaptonemal complex central element protein 1 isoform X1: MSELAGFNIEDMINFTPMNGGGGMLQEPKVEQLMGKLRRLQQGKRSLEEEITELKSVSDSLQSELETLQTEAYQLEGIHKEKEELCRKLQFQCEESEQDSSRQLKQNKKSEEQLEEYRCEIQELKLKHRKQRMKFENQLHQLIEQHKNLHSVFTPERLPKEIESAGNTKSQLLSAEQIKLAQLHRLDEELEEMKKQKQPVTTAAETQEE; encoded by the exons ATGAGCGAATTGGCAG GATTCAACATTGAGGACATGATTAATTTTACACCAATGAATGGAG GTGGAGGAATGCTGCAAGAGCCTAAAGTTGAACAGTTGATGGGCAAATTAAGAAGGCTACAACAAG GTAAAAGGTCCCTGGAAGAAGAAATTACAGAATTGAAATCTGTCAGTGATTCTTTGCAGAGTGAGCTGGAAACTT tacaaACTGAAGCTTACCAACTGGAAGGAAtccataaagaaaaagaag AGTTATGCAGGAAGCTGCAGTTCCAGTGTGAGGAGTCTGAGCAGGACTCTTCCAG GCAATTGAAGCAGAACAAGAAAAGTGAGGAACAGCTGGAAGAGTACAGATGTGAAATCCAGGAATTAAAGCTTAAACATCGGAAGCAGCG GATGAAGTTTGAAAACCAGCTTCATCAGCTTATAGAGCAGCATAAGAATCTGCACTCTGTCTTT ACTCCAGAAAGGCTCCCTAAAGAAATAGAGAGTGCCggaaatacaaaaagtcaacTATTATCAGCTG AACAAATTAAGTTGGCTCAGTTGCACCGCCTCGATGAGGAGCTAGAAGAGATGAAGAAACAGAAGCAGCCAGTGACAACAGCTGCAGAGACTCAGGAGGAGTAA